The sequence CTCCTTCACCTCGCCAAAGGTCATGCCTTCGCACCGCCCAAAGTTGATCTCGCGAAGTTCGGGGCAAGGTACCGCAGGCAGCCGGTGCGGCATGGCAATGACGGCGGCTGTATCCACTGCCCGCCTGAGGTCGCTGGAGTAAACGGCATCAACCTTCTCATTCGCCAAGCGGCGGCAGAGGTTCCCGGCCTGCTTGAGTCCCTCGACACTCAGGGGAACGTCTGTGTGCCCCCAGTAGCGGCTCATGTCCGCGTCAACCTCACCATGCCTCACCAACATCAGTCTGGTCACAGTTTCACCAACTCCATGAAGGTATAGCGATAGCCAGAATAACGGCGGTTACCTCTGCAACCTCAATGACAGCGCCATAGGTATCGCCGGTGAGTCCGGCGAACTTGCGTTTCAGAATGAGAGATAGTGTTAAGGTCACCAGTCCTACCCCGAACATGATTGCCAGTCCTTTGAGTTGCAGAAAACCCACGGAGGCGGCCAGGGCGATTATGGTAGCCAGGGCAACCCCCGGCCAGGTTGCTCCGTCCTTGAACGCCTTGCCCAAACCCTCGGGTCTGGCATAGGGGAAGGCAGATATGGAGCAGACAACTGCCCAGCGACCCAGGACGGGCATGAGCACCAGCGCTGCCATCCTCGATGATTCCGGCAGTCCTGCCAGTGAAACATACTTCAGTAGCAGAAGGCAGCAGGCTCCCACCACACCGAAGGCCCCCACCCTGCTGTCTCGCATCACTTCCCATCTCTGCTGGGGTGTTCTGCCGGCAACAAGGCCGTCACAGGTATCGATGAAGCCGTCAAGGTGAATCGCCCCCGTGGCCAGCACCAGGACTACCACCAGAAGGCCGCTGACCACAGAAGTGGGCAGCACCAATTCCAGCCCGCGATCCAGCCCCATGATAAGGAGCCCCAGGAGGAGTCCCACCAGGGGGAAGTAACCCAGGGAGCGGCCCACCTCTTCCGGTCTTGCCTGCCGACGTGACGGCAGCGGTATCACGGTGAGGAACCTCAAAGCTGCGAAAAAGCCCACTTAGCCTTTCTCCTCTTTGTCTGAGACGCC comes from Chloroflexota bacterium and encodes:
- the cobS gene encoding adenosylcobinamide-GDP ribazoletransferase, with amino-acid sequence MGFFAALRFLTVIPLPSRRQARPEEVGRSLGYFPLVGLLLGLLIMGLDRGLELVLPTSVVSGLLVVVLVLATGAIHLDGFIDTCDGLVAGRTPQQRWEVMRDSRVGAFGVVGACCLLLLKYVSLAGLPESSRMAALVLMPVLGRWAVVCSISAFPYARPEGLGKAFKDGATWPGVALATIIALAASVGFLQLKGLAIMFGVGLVTLTLSLILKRKFAGLTGDTYGAVIEVAEVTAVILAIAIPSWSW